GTGTCGTGGTGGACGTATGTTCGCCCCCACGAAGCCCTGGCGGCGCTGGCACCGTCGCGTCAACCTCCGACAGCGGAGAGCGGCCTTGGCAGCAGCCGTTGCTGCTACTGGCGTCCCAGCGCTCGTTCAGGCTAGAGGTTAGTAGATGTCTGTTGAAATGAAAACTACCTTACCAGTTTTCTCATTCCAAATCCTACACAACGAAAAAGCGaaactaaaaagagacaaatatATATAAGCAGAATTTAGCCTACAAGTGAATGAGATAAAGAAAAATTGTGAGAGACAAATACATGTCTTTAGAATTTAGCCTGCATGTGAATGAGATAAAGAAAAATTGTGAGAGACAAATACATGTCTACAGAATTTACCCTGCATGTGAATAAGATAAAGAAAAATTGTGAGAGACAAATACATGTCTACAGAATTTAGCCTGCATGTGAATGAGATAAAGAAAAATTGTGAAGATCTCATTCTGAGCATGTATGAACTGCACTGCTTTTTTGCAGTATATTTGTACCGGTAGTGTGAATTGAGTGAAGTAGGTGTGTTTGGTAACTATGTCGATCCAATCTGAACTCCCTAGTCGTGTAGTATATACAGGCTTCAACAAATCCCAAAACAGGGTCGATATAACAAGCATAATATTATCTAATGCCATAAATTAATACAACTAGTGTTAATGATCAAATTCGACATATTCCTCTTTAGTTGTGTTATtgattaaagaataaaaaaaattgaattatttgcAATTTCATTTATTCGTAAATAAAACTGTCTATAGCcactaaataaaaacgaaagtaTAAACTGTAGAAAGAGGAGCCAATGCATGTCTACTTGAAAAAATGGCTCATGGCTTAGAAAATACTTAGTAAAGTATAAAAGTTAACTTGTGAGAATACAAAGACATTGAAATGTTTACTAACGGTTTATATTCGTATATTCGGTAAacattaaattacatttcatgTTTCCTGTATTAAATGAAAGTTAATAAATATCTAATTATTGGCACTAAATGTCCACGCTTGTGATGTCGATCATTGTAAGTGTTACTGCGGATTAGTGCAACAGAAATGTGTACAGATATGGCGTTCTGGGCTAGCTTACGTAGCGAGTACGGGTGCAAAGTTTGTACTACAATAATAGCTTTTTCAATTGAAAATCAATTTGGAATACTACATCTAGGAATATTGCCTAAATGTAGTGAATACTGATTTATTGAATATGTAATGTGAACTAAATATCTTCTATTAACACAGGACACATTATTGAAAAGATTCCCGAGCTTCCCTTGGTTGTAGCCGACAAAGTCCAGGAGATCAACAAGACCAAACAGGCTGTCATCTTCCTGAGGCGCCTCAAGGCATGGTCTGATATCCTTAAGGTATGTCTTTGTTTCCTTTCGGTCtcatattcaaatataaaagCAAACAACACGAAATGTCCATTGACAAAAAACTCAAATGTGCAATGTAAATTTGAGTCAGACACCATTGGACGAGACTATGCTTCTATGTCAACAGTCAATTCAGAAATTTATTCTGAATTGATATAAACATTAGAAGACATACATAGTGTTTCATCATTGAATTTGCCGAATTACAAGCTTAAGGACACATGTTTATTAACATTTCGGTTAGTTGATATCTCTATATTTTATACACCAGCACTTAGTAATTGTGTTctcacttaattaataattttttttatttttatagttttattaattaatattaatttatttattataaaaaaaaagaacacaatattcctaacctaaaagtacatgctATTATCCGCaaaacatgcttcgtcagattacagaaataaagttatcagcaacatgcttcgtcaaaaagtacaatacttactttcagctccACGCGCCGTCATTAATAATTGTCTTCTCACTTAACACACCAAGACATGTCATCATTGTCAATATATGGGCTTTGTTAAGCTATAGATATTATTAGTCCTATCTAAACTACCGGTCATTTGATCATTTGTTCTCTAACATTATGGAACTTAACTACACAGTGTACATAATTGATGTAATACTCCAAGGTCACTCTTTCCTATTTTCTGAAGCCAACCCTTGGTTGCTTTAGCGATGCTGTGTAGGCTCTCAGTACGTAGTACTGTCTGTGTGTTTATATGTGTATTAAACAGTCGAcatcacccaaaacacgtcatttcggatcctcccgatccactaacggtgcttttaggtacctcaaacaccggtcaccgtcctcgccgaacccgtcgcttgcgacgaagggctcggcgagcaaactaacccacagacacagcccactgtgtttcttgccttatctcagtgggtcacacgtttctgatccggtggtagattctgcgaagcactgttcttgttaggATTTGTGTtggcaatgtcgtcaggtttgagccccgtgagctcagctactcaCCTGGAGAATCTAgtatagcccctcgaggttactaaaataagtaggaaaaaagtgTATTTACTCTCATAACTCTCATTAAGTATCAAATGGAATAATTGCAGTTGCTCATTGTAtttgatatttgttttttttaggtGTACAAGTCTCAGCGTCTTCGTGCTGGTAAGGGTAAAATGCGCAACCGTCGTCGTATCCAGCGTAAGGGACCCCTCATAATCTTCAACAAGGATCAGGTAATACTGTTTCTGAGGGTGGACTAAGATTTTCTTAGTCATTGTATGAGTCCGAATGGGATCCCTCTGATAAGCCTTACTTTACATATAGTTAATATGTGTATTGTCACGAATTGAGGGTAAATTAAATTATCCCGAAGGAAACATTGATCCTGAAATTTGAAAGGGTCAGTGTGTCGACATGTGGATGACATTTtgttagtttaataataaaaatattgtatcttTCAAAACCATACGTTGTTTATAGTTAGATGCTAATGACAAGAAAAGATTTgagatcattatttttattgattgaaaatgaaaatttattcaaaacttTTGGTTATTCTTTCTTGGACAGGGTCTGACTCGCGCTTTCCGCAACATCCCCGGTGTGGAGCTCCTGAATGTTAACAAGCTGAACCTCCTGAAGCTGGCTCCGGGAGGTCATCTTGGACGTTTCGTCATCTGGACTCAGTCCGCATTCGGCAGGCTTGGTtagttcttaattttttttcgtagaTAAACCCACCACGTTCCTGTAGGATATAGCTTCTTCAAAATTAAGAAAGTTTAATTTGAGTATTGACATTCACAATATAAAATCTTCATTACACAACCAATGTTTTGGAACAGCATGCTGTGTCTAAATCCAAATTGCATTCTTGCTTCACAGAATATTTACCTAAAACTGATAAGTAGAGACTAGGTCTATCTTTGAATTTTTAACCATTGATCAAAGACCAATactgaaatttgaaaaaaaaatagtgcaGAATCTGATGTTGAAATCGGCAAAATCACTAGTTTATCTTGTTCATTTTAGGAAGGATATGATATTTTCTCAattccccaaaaacaacagatgaGAAATAATGATGAATCTGTTCTATACACCTACAATCCCATAAAGCCTTACTCTTTTCGTTCCGCATATGGTTGGAGTTACGATTTATATGGGATATATTGAAGGATGTTCCCAAAGGAAACATCACTTGTCAGTACACGATGGGTGGTGTGTCGACATGCGGAATACATCTCATTTCaaacattttatgaaaaaatgagTGTGTTCTGTAATCAGAATTTTAATTTGCTTCTgcttaaacttaaattaaacttaaacttaatgTAAGTTACTGATAAAGACACTTGAAAAGAATGTTGCCAATGAAAGTTGTAAAGTCCCATTCAAGTCAAATTATTGTCTAATTTTGtcaaaatttgtttaaaattgtgCCCTAAGATTGGTATTATTTGAGTATTTGACTCTCACTAATCTTgactaattattttaaatggttGATGTCTATATTCTCAATGTAACCGTAaagtttaaactttaaaataacttaatacaaatatatgccaatatttttatgtatgtaggGCAAAAATTATgatatactaaaattattatttagtacaCTAGATTGTATATATTCCACACAATTGAAAATTTGTAATCAATGTTTTATGaggtattttatatatttaattttggctTACAGACCCCTTATTCGGGTCATGGAAGACACCATCAAAACAAAAGAAGAACTTCAACCTGCCCCAACCGAAGATGGCCAACACTGACCTCACACGTCTTCTCAAGTCTGATGAGATCAGGAAGGTCCTCCGTGCTCCCAAGTATGTTGTCTTTAGGGTTGCTCTCGGAAATGACATATAGTTTTATGAAGAtccaatattaataatttgcaatttattgaattttctgtATGAATGCCTATGTATTTTGTGTTGCATTGAATTATTTCTTCATGTCATTGAAACGGACACCTCTggatcttcatattattattatctggtTCCTAAATATTACAATCATTCTGCTGATGTTGTATAGGTATATATTGACCAGTAGATTTATTGGCGATGAAAGagattctatattttatttattattttctttattgtttatgtgtgtggtcgagctcacggtccacctggtgttaagtcgttaccggagcccatagacgtctacaacgttaatgccgccacctactttatttttttatttgatttgatttgatatgagttctaaggtctcagtataattgcaacgactgctccacccttcaaaccgaaactcgttaatgtttcacgacagaaataggcagggcggtggtacctaaccgtgcggactcgcaagagggcctaccaccagtaattgagaTTATAAATCCaagaattttttgtttgttttaaaaatagaataatcAAAATAGATGTTATTAATGATGATATTGTATTACAGAGCATTGGGTTATGATACAAACCATGATTACGTAACACGTTGACACATACTGAATAAAGAATATAATGTAGTAACGGACTAGCCACATAACTACTGGGTCTCGTTAAATGTTCAATTTTGTTTGCAGCAAACGCGTGATCCGTGCTACACGCAAATTGAACCCGCTCACTAACAACAAGGCGATGCTGAAACTCAATCCTTACGCGGCCGTGCTGAAGAGGAAAGCTATCTTAGAGCTGCGCAGAAGGAAGAACTTGAAGGCTCTTGCTGATGCCGAGAAGAGTGGAGTATGTGTTTGACTGGGTTCACACCCAGaaaaattatgttatatactaGCTATGTACCCTAAGTCACTCATCCGACTAATGCTATCACTATGTCAATCCGGTTACTTGGCTCAACTTGAAAGAAGgataatcaaacaaacaaacactttcaaatttataattgaagactatgagtggatgaaggggtggattaagtaccatttttaagatttttgtatattaaatgaaGCTGTTATGTGCgtaccatattagaccttaaaactccgggcttgaaggctatttttagaaattgcaagTGATGAAGTAGTTATGTACAAAGAAAAAGTGCAAGGAACAAAAGTCTGTTATctgttttttcaaaattaacaaattgtatcatatcccctttgTCCACTCatttcttcaattatttgtattCCGCAACAAATACAGTCAGCGAAGAACTTGAAGTTAAATTTGGAATGTAttctaatgttgttttttttattacaaaatctaCTGTATAGTGCATTTATTTAATGATGAAATCACTCTATCAGAGCATTGGGTTATGAGCCGAAATGATTACTAATCACGTTGACGAATCTACTGAATGACGAATCTAATATGATACTCAGTGATAATTGTTATACATAATGTTACTTAATATTGTTAATTGTTTGTAGTTGAAGCTGTCTAAGCGAAACCCCGCTATGAAGGCTGAGAAACTACGCGAGAGGAGACGCAAGAACATCAAGGAGGCTCTCGCCAAGAAACCCAAGAAGCCGGTTGCTAAGAAGACCCCGCCTCCTCCCAAGAAGAAGGCAGATAAGAAGCCGAAAGCTGAAAAGGCCGTGAAACCCAAGGCCGATAAGCCTAAAGCTGATGATAAGCCTAaggcgtaaataaataaatagattttttaaggggatttttgttttatttcaatatattctCGTGTCCAATTACTTTAATTTCTCGCTTGTGATTTTATCGcaagtaatattaatattttcggAATGAATGTTGCGAAAAGCAGTTTAATAACTGGAGTGGCGTGTAAATAGGTACGGTCATATAGTTTGTCAGGATCAAAAATGATTCAAATTAGCGATTCGCAAGGCGGTAGGAATATTTAGTGTCGCGGCCAAATTGGGAAAGGCCCAAAATCGGAGAATACAAACATCGCTATGTATAAATACTCGAGAGGCGAGCAATTCACAATATCAAAGAAAGTTGTGGTATCGACGCGATAGCTGTGGTTAATAAAGTGTAATTTTAGGTTAATTTTGCTAGTTGTTAGCCTAAGAAGCGGGAACGCGAATGGCCGTGCGCGAGTTCTAAGTTCAAAACTTGAAACTGTTGAACATACTATAAATATTTGAAGAACGTAGGTACTATGTTCGATGATGTTCCATttttgaaattccggcgccttCAAATAGTATGTACATACCTGCCTATTCATTGGATGTAGAAAGAGGCGGTGCGGCGTCACAAGCgtgtaaattctaaattcaaaactaGGTATTGAGAATAAGGCGCTCATTCAATTACATTAACTCATCTGTTTTTAAATAGAGTAACTAGGTAGTTAAATTTGCCTAACTTtgctttcttttgtttgttaatgcaTGTTTTAATCTTTTAGGTTTCTTAggaatatatcgacgcttgaaaggcaaaagtgactaagcgacaataactgatttgtacataaatgataggcaataaccatattcgatgcgcaaaaaaaaaatatttctaggactattaaaatcatttcaatcctacagctactagctagattctactacaggttgattcgttaaaataaattttgttttcaggtatttcaactttaaatttgtcagtctactgtaaagttcacgcattgtagcttagtcacgtttgcctttcaagcgtcgatattcaTTCTCAATATCGTTCGGATTCGTCTTCTCGAAGTCTACTaaatattccggcgccttagtaacagaaaaattattaaagatagaagcaaataaaacatcaaaatcTGAAGGGAAGTTTATTACAAAAGCCACATACAAAATTTTACGAAGTTAATAATACAGtacatttattacaaaaacgttttaaattcaaaattcttgtcacttcaatagaaaaattccGACAGGCAATCTTAAAGTACGTGTTCCACTGAGAGCGACGTGAAATATAATTAGCTTGGTCATATCGTTTGCTTCCATTGTATAATAGTAATGGATTTTCGaatgttttattgtatattgtatGTAGTAATATAAGTTGGTATTTTCTAGCATCTATAGCTAAGGCTAATTTTTGGTGAATTTATTTTTGCATTGCAGACACTAAAGCAACTTATCACCCTAGTTTCCTTAGCCTTCCTTCTATACGGATCCTCtgcattaaacatttaaaaaaaaatcttactatCTCAATCAAAACGTCAACATTACAGTTAAATTAGCTATACACCACCAAGCTTGCTGTCAGTTTTGC
The sequence above is drawn from the Bombyx mori chromosome 11, ASM3026992v2 genome and encodes:
- the RpL4 gene encoding ribosomal protein L4 isoform X1, translated to MSLSVARPLVSVYSEKSETVQGAAKPLPFVFKAPIRPDLVNDVHVSMSKNSRQPYCVSKEAGHQTSAESWGTGRAVARIPRVRGGGTHRSGQGAFGNMCRGGRMFAPTKPWRRWHRRVNLRQRRAALAAAVAATGVPALVQARGHIIEKIPELPLVVADKVQEINKTKQAVIFLRRLKAWSDILKVYKSQRLRAGKGKMRNRRRIQRKGPLIIFNKDQGLTRAFRNIPGVELLNVNKLNLLKLAPGGHLGRFVIWTQSAFGRLDPLFGSWKTPSKQKKNFNLPQPKMANTDLTRLLKSDEIRKVLRAPNKRVIRATRKLNPLTNNKAMLKLNPYAAVLKRKAILELRRRKNLKALADAEKSGLKLSKRNPAMKAEKLRERRRKNIKEALAKKPKKPVAKKTPPPPKKKADKKPKAEKAVKPKADKPKADDKPKA
- the RpL4 gene encoding ribosomal protein L4 (The RefSeq protein has 1 frameshift compared to this genomic sequence), whose amino-acid sequence is MSLSVARPLVSVYSEKSETVQGAAKPLPFVFKAPIRPDLVNDVHVSMSKNSRQPYCVSKEAGHQTSAESWGTGRAVARIPRVRGGGTHRSGQGAFGNMCRGGRMFAPTKPWRRWHRRVNLRQRRAALAAAVAATGVPALVQARGHIIEKIPELPLVVADKVQEINKTKQAVIFLRRLKAWSDILKVYKSQRLRAGKGKMRNRRRIQRKGPLIIFNKDQGLTRAFRNIPGVELLNVNKLNLLKLAPGGHLGRFVIWTQSAFGRLDPLFGSWKTPSKQKKNFNLPQPKMANTDLTRLLKSDEIRKVLRAPNKRVIRATRKLNPLTNNKAMLKLNPYAAVLKRKAILELRRRKNLKALADAEKSGLKLSKRNPAMKAEKLRERRRKNIKEALAKKPKKPVAKKTPPPPKKKADKKPKAEKAVKPKADKPKG